A genomic region of Gemmata massiliana contains the following coding sequences:
- a CDS encoding SDR family NAD(P)-dependent oxidoreductase: MDARDKPLAGRSAVITGANQGLGRSIAEHFVRAGASVLVTARGEELLNRTAAELARFATLPGQCVLSRVADVSNEGHCAETARHALAELDNPCVLVNNAGVYGPFGLIEDNDWAEWVKAIEINLFGTILMCRAFLPHMRAAGYGKIVNLSGGGATAPLPRISSYAASKAAVVRFTETLAEETRGAGIDVNAVAPGALNTRLMDDLIAAGPEKVGAPFFERMTKTRDGGGTPLEKGAELSVFLASAASDGISGRLISAVWDDWAGLPEKRDELAAGDIYTLRRITPDDRGGWKKCA; this comes from the coding sequence ATGGACGCGCGGGACAAACCGCTGGCCGGCCGGTCGGCGGTTATTACGGGGGCGAACCAGGGGCTGGGGCGCTCGATCGCAGAACACTTCGTGCGCGCCGGCGCCAGCGTACTCGTCACCGCGCGCGGCGAAGAACTGCTGAACCGAACCGCGGCTGAGCTCGCCCGGTTCGCCACTCTCCCGGGACAGTGCGTCCTCTCCCGCGTCGCGGACGTCTCGAACGAGGGCCACTGCGCGGAGACCGCGCGACACGCGCTCGCGGAGCTCGACAACCCGTGCGTCCTGGTGAACAACGCGGGCGTTTACGGCCCGTTCGGGCTCATCGAGGACAACGACTGGGCCGAGTGGGTGAAGGCCATTGAGATCAATCTGTTCGGCACGATTTTGATGTGTCGAGCGTTCCTGCCGCACATGCGGGCCGCCGGGTACGGCAAAATCGTGAACCTGTCCGGGGGCGGCGCAACGGCCCCGCTCCCGCGCATCAGCTCATACGCGGCGTCGAAAGCGGCCGTCGTGCGGTTCACGGAGACGCTCGCGGAGGAGACCCGCGGGGCCGGCATCGACGTGAACGCGGTCGCGCCCGGCGCGCTCAACACGCGCCTCATGGACGACCTCATCGCAGCCGGCCCGGAGAAAGTGGGCGCGCCCTTCTTCGAGCGGATGACGAAGACGCGCGACGGCGGGGGCACCCCACTGGAGAAGGGCGCGGAGCTCTCCGTGTTCCTCGCCTCCGCCGCGTCCGACGGGATCTCCGGGCGCCTGATTAGTGCGGTGTGGGACGACTGGGCGGGCCTGCCCGAGAAGCGGGACGAGTTGGCCGCCGGCGACATTTACACGCTGCGCCGGATCACACCGGACGACCGCGGGGGGTGGAAGAAGTGCGCGTAG
- a CDS encoding UDP-glucose dehydrogenase family protein, with translation MRVTVYGLWHLGSVTAACLAEGGHSVVGLDPDPTTIADLRANKPPVDEPGLAALTAEQQTAQRLRFTTAAADAVPSAEVVWVCFDTPVDANDSADVQWVRDRLEDIAPHLAPGTLVLVSSQVPVGFGARLAADWVGRGVRVACSPENLRLGQALDCFRKPDRVVLGCAPGDREKLTELLAPFGGERVWMSVASAEMTKHAVNAFLATSVAFINELARICEMVGADAKEVERGLKTEQRIGPKAYLSPGAAFAGGTLARDIGFLLELAHQHERPAHLFRGVRESNECQKNWLRDQLASVPPGATVAVLGLTYKPGTDTLRRSGSVELCRWLLARGVKVQAHDPAVRGAADELAGVELAPTAEGAMRGADVSVLATPWPEYRALTPAQVRGAMKRPRVIDPTHFLAAGLANDPTISYVAAGRAA, from the coding sequence ATGCGCGTCACCGTGTACGGGTTGTGGCACCTCGGCAGCGTGACGGCCGCGTGCCTCGCGGAGGGCGGGCACAGCGTCGTCGGCCTCGATCCGGACCCGACCACGATTGCCGACCTCCGGGCGAACAAGCCGCCGGTGGACGAGCCCGGGCTCGCCGCGCTCACCGCCGAACAGCAAACGGCCCAGCGACTCCGCTTTACCACCGCCGCGGCCGACGCGGTCCCTTCTGCCGAAGTCGTGTGGGTGTGTTTCGACACGCCGGTCGACGCGAACGACAGCGCCGACGTGCAGTGGGTCCGCGATCGGCTGGAAGACATCGCCCCGCACCTGGCCCCCGGTACCCTCGTTCTCGTCTCCTCCCAGGTGCCGGTCGGGTTCGGCGCGCGGCTCGCCGCGGACTGGGTCGGGCGCGGCGTGCGCGTGGCGTGTTCGCCCGAGAACCTGCGCCTGGGTCAGGCGCTCGACTGTTTCCGCAAACCGGACCGCGTGGTGCTCGGGTGCGCGCCGGGGGATCGCGAAAAGCTCACGGAACTGCTCGCGCCGTTCGGGGGCGAGCGGGTGTGGATGTCGGTCGCGTCCGCCGAGATGACGAAGCACGCGGTGAACGCATTTTTGGCCACATCGGTGGCGTTCATTAACGAACTCGCGCGCATCTGCGAGATGGTCGGCGCGGACGCCAAAGAGGTGGAGCGCGGGCTCAAGACCGAGCAGCGGATCGGGCCGAAGGCGTACCTCTCGCCGGGGGCCGCGTTCGCGGGCGGCACGCTCGCGCGCGACATCGGCTTCCTGCTCGAACTCGCGCACCAGCACGAGCGCCCGGCGCACCTGTTCCGGGGCGTGCGCGAGAGCAACGAGTGCCAGAAGAACTGGCTCCGCGACCAGCTCGCGAGCGTCCCCCCGGGCGCGACCGTCGCGGTACTGGGGCTCACGTACAAGCCGGGCACGGACACGCTCCGGCGCTCGGGTTCGGTCGAACTGTGCCGGTGGCTCCTGGCGCGCGGGGTCAAGGTCCAGGCCCACGACCCGGCGGTTCGGGGCGCGGCGGACGAGCTCGCGGGGGTCGAACTCGCGCCCACGGCCGAGGGCGCGATGCGCGGGGCGGACGTGAGCGTGCTGGCGACGCCGTGGCCGGAGTACCGCGCGCTCACCCCGGCCCAGGTGCGCGGCGCGATGAAGCGCCCGCGCGTCATCGACCCCACCCACTTCTTGGCGGCCGGACTCGCCAACGACCCCACCATCAGCTACGTCGCGGCCGGGCGCGCGGCCTAA
- a CDS encoding NAD-dependent epimerase/dehydratase family protein has protein sequence MRYFVTGGAGFIGSNLVDRLLAAGHHVTAFDNFSTGQRPFLADAQKSARFALVEGDLLDKAALTRAVAGHDLVFHLAANADVRFGTDHPDRDLQQNTIATFNVLEAMRLNGVKRIGFSSTGSVYGEAEVFPTPENAPFPVQTSLYAASKVAGEGLISAYATGFGFQAFIFRFVSILGERYTHGHVFDFYAKLLANPHAIEVLGNGKQRKSYLYVQDCVDAILTVAEKAADPVTVVNLGADEYCQVDDSLGWICERLGLTPKVNHTGGTRGWIGDSPFIFLDTAKLKSFGWRQTLSIREAVVRTLDYLRANPWVLESRRAA, from the coding sequence ATGCGCTACTTCGTCACCGGTGGGGCCGGGTTCATCGGCAGTAACTTGGTGGACCGGCTCCTCGCGGCCGGGCACCACGTGACCGCGTTCGACAACTTCAGCACGGGGCAGCGCCCGTTCCTCGCGGACGCACAGAAAAGTGCCCGGTTCGCGCTCGTCGAGGGCGACCTGCTCGACAAGGCCGCCCTCACGCGCGCAGTCGCGGGGCACGACCTCGTGTTCCACCTCGCGGCCAACGCGGACGTCCGGTTCGGCACCGACCACCCGGACCGCGACCTCCAGCAGAACACGATCGCCACGTTCAACGTGCTCGAAGCGATGCGCCTGAACGGGGTGAAGCGCATCGGGTTCTCGTCCACCGGGTCCGTGTACGGCGAGGCCGAGGTGTTCCCGACGCCCGAGAACGCCCCGTTCCCGGTCCAGACGAGCCTGTACGCGGCCAGCAAGGTCGCGGGCGAGGGGCTGATCTCGGCCTACGCGACCGGGTTCGGGTTCCAGGCGTTCATCTTCCGGTTCGTCTCGATCCTCGGCGAGCGCTACACCCACGGCCACGTGTTCGATTTCTACGCGAAACTGCTCGCCAACCCGCACGCCATCGAGGTGCTCGGTAACGGCAAACAGCGGAAGAGCTACCTCTACGTGCAGGACTGCGTCGACGCGATCCTCACCGTAGCGGAGAAGGCCGCGGACCCGGTCACCGTCGTGAACCTGGGTGCGGACGAGTACTGCCAGGTCGATGACTCCCTGGGGTGGATCTGCGAGCGGCTCGGACTAACCCCCAAGGTGAACCATACCGGCGGCACACGCGGGTGGATCGGCGACAGCCCGTTCATCTTCCTCGACACCGCGAAACTCAAGTCGTTCGGCTGGCGCCAAACGCTGAGCATCCGCGAGGCGGTCGTTCGCACGCTCGACTACCTCCGCGCGAACCCGTGGGTGCTGGAATCGCGCCGCGCCGCATGA
- a CDS encoding class I SAM-dependent methyltransferase, translating into MPTKWPKTFPPLTPEQQRISDDFMKHWHEVLPNKFGRIDRFNHSYPVRYAPAEFHRTLEIGAGIGEHLKYERLAPEQEREYHALELRENMSAAIRERFPRVQTVTGDCQARLPHPDGYFDRVLAIHVLEHLPNLPAAAREMYRLCDKARGTFSIVIPCEGSLAYTAARRVSAQRIFERRYKQPYKWFIEREHVNRPHEILEELAPYFTVAHRRFFPFRFVPATWCNLVIGLTLKPRPKALNEQSARAAA; encoded by the coding sequence GTGCCCACGAAGTGGCCGAAAACGTTCCCGCCGCTCACGCCCGAGCAGCAGCGGATCAGCGACGATTTCATGAAACACTGGCACGAGGTGCTGCCCAACAAGTTCGGGCGCATCGACCGGTTCAACCACTCCTACCCGGTGCGGTACGCGCCCGCGGAGTTCCACCGCACGCTCGAGATCGGGGCCGGGATCGGCGAGCACCTGAAGTACGAGCGGCTCGCGCCCGAGCAGGAGCGCGAGTACCACGCACTCGAGCTGCGCGAGAACATGAGCGCGGCGATCCGGGAGCGGTTCCCGCGCGTCCAAACGGTCACCGGCGACTGCCAGGCCCGGCTCCCGCACCCGGACGGCTACTTCGACCGCGTCCTCGCCATTCACGTGCTCGAGCACCTGCCGAACCTGCCCGCCGCGGCGCGCGAAATGTACCGCCTCTGCGACAAGGCCCGGGGCACGTTCTCGATCGTGATCCCGTGCGAGGGCAGCCTCGCGTACACCGCGGCGCGGCGCGTGTCCGCGCAGCGCATCTTCGAGCGGCGCTACAAACAGCCCTACAAGTGGTTCATCGAGCGCGAGCATGTGAACCGGCCGCACGAGATCCTGGAAGAACTCGCGCCGTACTTCACGGTGGCGCACCGCCGCTTCTTCCCGTTCCGGTTCGTCCCGGCGACGTGGTGCAACCTGGTCATCGGGCTCACCCTCAAGCCCCGCCCGAAGGCTCTCAACGAACAGAGCGCCCGCGCCGCGGCCTGA
- a CDS encoding dolichyl-phosphate beta-glucosyltransferase, with amino-acid sequence MSAPPQLSLVIPAFNEVATIQRTLRAIRDYLAPRGTTYELIVAADGADGTREAAAALARELPVRVMGAPERRGKGRGVREGVLAATGEIVGFLDADYKVTIEEIEKVLPWLDRDYDIVIGSRAAAGADIRVRQPWYRRIGSKGFALVMRPLIGLHGIGDTQCGFKFFRAEVARDLFSRQRIDGYMFDVEILSLAVRAGYRIKEVGVAWQDDGDTRLKLVSGNWKNFKDLFRIRFGGRRAPAVAVPRV; translated from the coding sequence ATGAGCGCGCCCCCCCAACTGAGTCTGGTGATCCCCGCGTTCAACGAGGTCGCGACGATCCAGCGCACCCTCCGCGCGATCCGGGACTACCTCGCCCCGCGGGGCACCACCTACGAACTGATCGTCGCGGCCGACGGCGCCGACGGCACCCGGGAGGCCGCCGCGGCCCTCGCGCGGGAGCTGCCGGTCCGGGTCATGGGCGCGCCCGAGCGCCGGGGCAAGGGGCGCGGGGTGCGGGAGGGCGTGCTCGCCGCCACCGGCGAGATCGTCGGGTTCCTCGACGCGGACTACAAGGTGACGATCGAGGAAATCGAAAAGGTGCTGCCCTGGCTCGACCGCGACTACGACATCGTGATCGGCTCCCGGGCCGCGGCCGGCGCGGACATCCGCGTGCGCCAACCGTGGTACCGGCGCATCGGGTCCAAGGGGTTCGCGCTGGTCATGAGGCCCTTGATCGGGCTCCACGGCATCGGCGACACGCAGTGCGGGTTCAAGTTCTTCCGCGCCGAGGTCGCCCGAGACCTGTTCTCACGCCAGCGCATCGACGGGTACATGTTCGACGTCGAGATCCTCTCACTAGCTGTTCGGGCCGGGTACCGCATCAAAGAGGTCGGGGTCGCGTGGCAGGACGACGGCGACACCCGACTCAAACTCGTCTCCGGGAACTGGAAGAACTTCAAGGATCTGTTCCGAATCCGGTTCGGCGGGCGCCGCGCGCCGGCCGTTGCCGTGCCGCGCGTGTGA
- a CDS encoding alpha/beta hydrolase → MHPSLRRVRRWALFLLVTYLGIVVVFWFIERQLVFRPSSAEEAWLKPEDPRTQDVWFYSADGTKIFGRWIPSESPQHGAVLVANGNGGNLTHRGRLAADLRRTLGAGVLLFDYPGYGKSAGKPTEEGCYAAGDAAYKWLTDESRIAPNRIILCGESLGGGTAVELATKHEHRALVLIYTFTSLPAAAKHHFPFLPVHTLMRTRFDNLAKIGRCPRPVFLVHGTADRVVPFDHSEQLFTAANEPKLFVRLEGAGHSTLPGDAYLGKLVTFLNTCAP, encoded by the coding sequence ATGCACCCCTCCCTTCGCCGCGTGCGCCGGTGGGCGCTCTTCCTCCTCGTCACTTACCTGGGAATCGTCGTTGTGTTTTGGTTCATCGAGCGCCAACTCGTGTTCCGCCCGTCCTCGGCAGAAGAAGCGTGGCTGAAGCCGGAAGACCCGCGCACGCAAGACGTGTGGTTCTACTCCGCCGACGGTACCAAAATCTTCGGGCGCTGGATTCCGTCGGAATCGCCGCAACACGGCGCGGTGTTGGTCGCCAATGGGAACGGCGGGAACCTCACCCACCGCGGGCGACTCGCGGCCGACCTGCGCCGCACCCTAGGCGCGGGCGTGTTGCTGTTCGATTACCCCGGCTACGGCAAGAGTGCGGGGAAACCCACCGAAGAGGGCTGTTATGCGGCCGGCGACGCGGCGTATAAGTGGCTGACGGACGAATCGCGGATCGCCCCAAATCGAATCATCCTATGCGGCGAGTCGCTCGGCGGCGGAACGGCGGTCGAACTCGCCACGAAGCACGAGCACCGCGCGCTCGTGCTCATCTACACGTTCACCAGTCTCCCGGCCGCGGCGAAGCACCACTTCCCCTTCCTGCCCGTTCACACACTCATGCGCACGCGGTTCGACAACCTCGCGAAGATCGGCCGGTGCCCGCGCCCGGTGTTCCTCGTCCACGGGACTGCCGACCGCGTGGTGCCGTTCGACCACTCGGAGCAGCTCTTCACCGCCGCGAACGAGCCCAAACTCTTCGTTCGGCTCGAAGGCGCGGGACACAGCACCCTGCCCGGCGATGCGTATTTGGGGAAATTGGTCACATTCCTGAACACGTGCGCCCCGTGA
- a CDS encoding HAD family hydrolase, which translates to MNDLARQLFGDDVPAKRLALIVDLDETVCTGFACPLRAALDVLSRLHRQKVEVHYVTARTEVSRKGTDDFLAEYRLPGHRNVYYCPNWQGSKRHKAEVHARLAREYQIIASIGDTDEEEGEASRLAGVPFVLVDRDKPDGAWAVLTELIVAVEGFRVEQIEE; encoded by the coding sequence ATGAATGATCTCGCCCGACAACTCTTCGGCGATGACGTGCCAGCCAAACGGTTGGCACTCATCGTCGACCTCGACGAAACTGTGTGTACCGGGTTCGCGTGCCCGCTCCGGGCCGCACTCGACGTGCTCTCGCGTCTGCACCGACAGAAGGTCGAAGTCCACTACGTCACCGCGCGCACCGAAGTGAGCCGCAAGGGAACGGACGACTTCCTCGCGGAGTACCGGCTCCCGGGGCACCGCAACGTCTATTACTGCCCCAACTGGCAGGGGTCGAAGCGCCACAAGGCAGAGGTCCATGCGCGCCTCGCCCGCGAGTACCAAATCATTGCGAGCATCGGCGACACGGACGAAGAAGAGGGCGAGGCGTCGCGACTGGCGGGCGTACCGTTCGTGCTGGTCGACCGCGACAAGCCCGACGGCGCCTGGGCCGTTCTCACGGAACTCATCGTCGCTGTAGAAGGCTTTCGCGTTGAGCAAATTGAGGAGTGA
- the ald gene encoding alanine dehydrogenase: MIVGVPKEVKQDEYRVAMVPAGVEELTRAGHTVLIQSGAGSGSGISDEQYIATGAEIVASDADVWKRAELIVKVKEPMRAEWEHMRSGQTVFTYFHFAADKHLTEAVIKSGITAIAYETIKDTKGTLPLLTPMSEVAGRMSIQEGAKYLERPFDGRGILLAGVPGVPPATVSVIGAGIVGANAARVAAGLGANVFILDVNLDRLRYIDDVMPQNVTTVFSNRLNIIDCLQQSDLVIGAVLIPGAKAPHLVRREDLKKMPPRAVVIDVAIDQGGCFETSLPTTHAKPTYIVDDIVHYCVTNMPGAVGRTSTYALTNVTLPYALQLANKGPERAVKESAALLAGVNIKAGQVTNAAVAETFGLECVSAV; this comes from the coding sequence ATGATTGTCGGCGTCCCCAAAGAAGTGAAGCAAGACGAGTACCGCGTCGCGATGGTGCCGGCGGGCGTGGAGGAACTCACCCGGGCCGGCCACACCGTGCTCATCCAGTCCGGCGCCGGCTCAGGTTCCGGTATCAGCGACGAGCAGTACATCGCCACCGGCGCGGAGATCGTCGCGAGCGACGCCGACGTGTGGAAGCGGGCGGAACTCATTGTGAAGGTGAAAGAGCCGATGCGGGCCGAATGGGAGCACATGCGCAGCGGCCAGACCGTGTTCACGTACTTCCACTTCGCCGCGGACAAGCACCTGACCGAAGCGGTCATCAAGTCCGGCATCACCGCGATCGCCTACGAAACCATCAAGGACACGAAGGGCACGCTCCCGCTCCTCACGCCGATGAGCGAAGTAGCCGGACGCATGAGCATCCAGGAAGGGGCGAAGTACCTGGAGCGCCCGTTCGACGGGCGCGGGATTCTGCTCGCGGGCGTTCCCGGGGTGCCCCCAGCCACGGTGTCCGTCATCGGCGCCGGGATCGTCGGCGCGAACGCGGCTCGGGTCGCGGCCGGGTTGGGTGCGAACGTGTTCATCCTCGACGTAAACCTCGACCGCCTGCGGTACATCGACGACGTGATGCCGCAGAACGTGACGACCGTGTTCAGCAACCGGCTGAACATCATCGACTGCCTCCAGCAATCGGACCTCGTGATCGGCGCGGTGCTGATCCCAGGGGCCAAGGCCCCGCACCTCGTCCGGCGCGAAGACCTCAAGAAGATGCCCCCGCGGGCGGTGGTCATCGACGTGGCCATCGACCAGGGCGGGTGCTTCGAGACGAGCCTGCCGACGACCCACGCGAAGCCGACGTACATCGTGGACGACATCGTTCACTACTGCGTGACGAACATGCCCGGCGCGGTGGGCCGCACGAGTACCTACGCGCTCACCAACGTGACGCTCCCCTACGCGCTCCAGCTCGCGAACAAGGGACCGGAGCGAGCGGTAAAGGAAAGCGCGGCGCTGCTCGCGGGCGTCAACATTAAGGCCGGCCAGGTGACCAACGCCGCCGTCGCCGAAACGTTCGGCCTGGAGTGCGTCTCGGCGGTGTAA
- a CDS encoding ABC transporter ATP-binding protein, which produces MIRIDNVTKFYGPKIAVQDLSLHVPPGELFAFLGPNGAGKTTTIKMLCGLLHPTTGSVSIGGFDVRVQGDHARALVSYVPDQPFLYEKLTGREFLQFTADLYAMPASRTADKIEEVIDLFHLDEFVDDLTERYSHGMRQRTVFAAALVHEPKLLIADEPTVGLDPKSIRELKVLLRKLAAGGMTVFLSTHTLDIAQELADRIGILDRGQLLGCGTMTDLRKQANQDGSLEDLFMKITEETPAEAATV; this is translated from the coding sequence ATGATCCGAATCGACAACGTCACGAAGTTCTACGGCCCGAAGATCGCGGTGCAAGACCTCAGCTTGCACGTTCCACCGGGCGAACTGTTCGCCTTTCTGGGGCCGAACGGGGCCGGGAAGACGACCACCATCAAGATGCTCTGCGGGCTGCTCCACCCCACGACGGGAAGTGTCAGCATCGGCGGGTTCGATGTGCGTGTGCAGGGCGATCACGCCCGGGCGCTCGTCAGTTACGTGCCCGATCAGCCGTTCCTTTATGAGAAACTGACCGGGCGCGAGTTCCTCCAGTTTACGGCCGATCTCTACGCGATGCCGGCCTCTCGCACGGCGGACAAGATCGAAGAGGTGATCGACCTTTTCCACCTCGACGAGTTCGTGGACGACCTCACCGAGCGCTACTCGCACGGCATGCGCCAGCGCACCGTGTTCGCCGCCGCGCTCGTTCACGAGCCGAAACTGCTGATCGCCGACGAGCCGACAGTGGGCCTCGACCCGAAAAGTATTCGCGAACTCAAAGTGCTGCTCCGCAAACTCGCGGCCGGGGGAATGACGGTGTTCCTCAGCACGCACACGCTGGACATCGCCCAGGAACTCGCCGACCGCATCGGAATCCTGGACCGCGGCCAGCTTCTCGGGTGTGGCACCATGACGGACCTGCGCAAACAGGCGAACCAGGACGGTAGCCTGGAAGATTTGTTCATGAAGATCACCGAAGAAACTCCGGCTGAAGCCGCGACGGTCTGA
- a CDS encoding putative ABC transporter permease subunit: MGAEIPAVADQGALFRRLRAQLFRNGLRVALENGRVRLFTMIATSGVVAAFTFAVSLYLFNQLAVNNIPFKGAIVEALFDLLFFTLGTMLIFSTGIILYASLFTSPEARFLLCSPARADQIFATKFQAAVTFSSWGFVVLGVPVFVAYGIMSSVPWYFYPLLPAYLFGYVLLPGSVSAAVCLLLVRYMPRNRKQFFALVALVFALALVVWGYRVVLSLRKSLVTSGRELDDLIGQFSLLRSSFSPSHWMTSGLMAAARGNLSGALVPLAQVWSNGLLLFVFAAWVARRVYRTGYDRISAFGRGKKIYGTSPLDRMMELLVWYFDKRTRVLVVKDFRTFRRDPTQWAVLAIFAVLMLIGASNFRQYYSADIGIMDKYAISLMNLCGTAILMCAGLSRFIFPLISLEGRKFWILGLTPVSRDQILWGKFAFAATGSLIVAETLILGSDLLLTLPAEAILLHAVAVAVVAIGLSALNVGLGAYLPTFRETDPSKIVVGFGGTVNMVVGLAFLVTVIGVMVVPFHVTQLAKGATGGAAKINPWVFVGIPIGLILGVLATVLPLRYGARSLREMEF, translated from the coding sequence ATGGGTGCGGAAATTCCCGCGGTCGCCGATCAGGGCGCGCTGTTTCGGCGCCTCCGCGCACAACTGTTTCGTAACGGTTTGCGCGTTGCCCTCGAAAACGGTCGCGTGCGGCTGTTCACCATGATCGCCACGAGCGGGGTGGTGGCCGCGTTCACGTTCGCGGTGAGCCTGTACCTGTTCAACCAGCTCGCGGTCAACAACATCCCGTTCAAGGGGGCCATCGTCGAAGCACTCTTCGACCTGCTGTTCTTCACGCTCGGTACGATGCTCATTTTCTCGACCGGGATCATCCTCTACGCGAGCCTGTTCACCAGCCCGGAAGCGCGGTTCTTGCTCTGCTCGCCGGCGCGCGCGGATCAGATCTTCGCGACGAAGTTCCAGGCCGCGGTGACGTTCAGTTCGTGGGGCTTCGTGGTGCTCGGCGTGCCGGTCTTCGTGGCCTACGGCATCATGTCGAGCGTGCCGTGGTACTTCTACCCGCTTTTGCCCGCGTACCTGTTCGGTTACGTGCTCCTGCCCGGTTCCGTGTCGGCCGCGGTGTGCTTGCTGCTCGTCCGCTACATGCCCCGGAATCGCAAACAGTTCTTCGCGCTCGTCGCCCTCGTTTTCGCGCTTGCGCTCGTGGTGTGGGGGTACCGGGTGGTGCTTAGCTTGAGGAAGTCGCTCGTCACGAGCGGGCGGGAACTGGACGACCTGATCGGTCAGTTCAGCCTGTTGCGGAGCAGCTTTTCGCCGAGTCACTGGATGACGAGCGGTTTGATGGCCGCGGCCCGCGGGAACCTGAGTGGGGCGCTGGTCCCGCTCGCGCAAGTTTGGAGCAACGGGCTTCTGCTCTTCGTGTTCGCGGCGTGGGTCGCCCGGCGCGTTTACCGCACCGGGTACGATCGCATTTCGGCGTTCGGGCGCGGGAAGAAGATTTACGGCACCAGTCCGCTCGACCGGATGATGGAACTGCTCGTGTGGTACTTCGACAAGCGGACCCGCGTGCTCGTGGTGAAGGACTTCCGCACGTTCCGGCGCGACCCGACGCAGTGGGCCGTGCTCGCCATTTTCGCGGTGCTCATGCTGATCGGTGCGAGTAACTTCCGCCAGTATTACTCCGCCGATATCGGGATCATGGACAAGTACGCGATCAGCCTCATGAACCTCTGCGGGACCGCGATTCTGATGTGCGCCGGCTTGAGCCGGTTCATCTTTCCGCTGATCTCATTGGAGGGGCGGAAGTTCTGGATTCTGGGCCTCACGCCGGTCAGTCGCGATCAGATCCTGTGGGGGAAGTTCGCGTTCGCTGCGACCGGGTCGCTGATTGTCGCCGAGACGCTCATTCTGGGGAGCGACTTACTACTCACGCTTCCCGCAGAGGCGATACTGCTGCACGCGGTCGCGGTTGCGGTGGTCGCAATCGGATTGAGTGCGCTGAACGTGGGATTGGGCGCCTACCTGCCGACGTTCCGCGAAACGGACCCGTCGAAGATCGTGGTCGGGTTCGGGGGCACCGTGAACATGGTGGTGGGGTTGGCGTTCCTCGTCACCGTGATCGGTGTGATGGTGGTTCCGTTCCACGTCACGCAACTCGCGAAGGGCGCGACCGGGGGCGCGGCGAAAATCAACCCGTGGGTGTTCGTGGGTATCCCGATCGGGCTGATTCTTGGTGTGCTCGCGACCGTGCTACCGCTGCGCTACGGGGCACGGTCGCTGCGCGAAATGGAGTTCTGA
- the mog gene encoding molybdopterin adenylyltransferase — protein sequence MRIGILTVSDRASHGVYEDRGGPAIRECLTEFLSCEWQPHALVIPDEQEHIEATLKAMSDDEGCCLIVTTGGTGPAKRDVTPEATEAVCEKILPGFGELMRQVSLKSVPTAILSRQTAGIRGKTLIVNLPGKPSAIRECLLAVMPAIPYCIDLIGGPFLTTNEAVVKAFRPKA from the coding sequence ATGCGCATCGGCATCCTCACCGTTTCCGATCGGGCCAGTCACGGCGTGTACGAAGATCGCGGCGGGCCGGCGATCCGCGAGTGCCTGACCGAGTTCCTCTCGTGCGAATGGCAGCCACACGCGCTGGTGATCCCGGACGAACAAGAGCACATCGAAGCGACCCTCAAGGCCATGAGCGACGATGAGGGGTGTTGTCTCATCGTCACCACCGGCGGTACCGGACCCGCCAAACGCGACGTGACCCCCGAAGCGACTGAAGCCGTGTGCGAAAAGATCTTGCCGGGGTTCGGCGAACTCATGCGCCAGGTCTCGCTGAAGTCCGTGCCCACCGCGATCCTGTCGCGTCAAACCGCCGGAATTCGCGGGAAAACACTCATCGTGAACCTCCCGGGCAAACCGTCCGCGATCCGCGAGTGCTTGCTCGCGGTGATGCCCGCGATCCCCTACTGCATCGACCTGATCGGCGGACCGTTCCTGACCACGAACGAGGCCGTGGTGAAAGCGTTCCGACCCAAAGCCTGA